From Coffea arabica cultivar ET-39 chromosome 10e, Coffea Arabica ET-39 HiFi, whole genome shotgun sequence, one genomic window encodes:
- the LOC140015027 gene encoding uncharacterized protein has protein sequence MSRLEQLLRGVFAGDHLQDDSGNCQVTDADGVTRHVGAAENGNRPDAVEAGASDEGTFLSNVLRQIMPIIYENGGGSGSNDSSSSGQTTEERNTQGSSTQGEENGNRASSSRRQEDPPAAKQSDPKRQKRD, from the coding sequence ATGAGTCGACTTGAACAGTTGTTGAGGGGAGTGTTTGCTGGTGATCATCTACAGGATGACAGTGGTAATTGCCAGGTTACAGATGCAGATGGTGTTACCAGGCATGTTGGAGCTGCTGAAAATGGAAATCGTCCTGATGCAGTAGAAGCAGGAGCAAGTGACGAGGGAACCTTTCTGTCCAACGTATTGCGGCAGATTATGCCCATTATATATGAAAACGGAGGAGGATCTGGTTCCAATGACTCGTCTTCAAGTGGACAAACTACCGAAGAGAGGAACACACAAGGGTCATCGACACAGGGTGAAGAGAATGGGAATCGTGCATCCTCCTCTCGTCGGCAGGAAGACCCTCCGGCTGCTAAGCAGTCAGATCCAAAACGGCAAAAGCGGGATTGA